Within Thermoprotei archaeon, the genomic segment CTTGTGTTGGTTCCAATCCGCATATCTTGAAGATAAAAAGTAACATGAGGACTATCCACACGACTTACTTCAACATCATCAGAAGAATCCAAAGGTTGAAGAAGTATAAACCCAAGACCGCTGAAAAGTTGCTTAGGAAGTACTCAGGTAGAAGAAGACGAAAAGCTATGAATGAATGCCATAAAATCGCCAAGAAGATCGTGAACCTCGCAAAGCAACACCGCATGGGAATAATTATGGAAGACCTTAAAGGAATTAGGAAAAGAATCAATTTCTCTAAGAACCTCAACCGCAGATTGCACTCTTGGAACTTCAGGAGGCTGCAATCCTATATTGAATATAAGGCTAAGCTTGAAGGTTTGCCAGTCGTCTACGTCAACCCTAAAAACACTTCAAGCCTATGTCCGATGTGTGGCGGCAGGCTAGCGCCGAATGGGCATAGGCTCGTGAAATGTGAATGCGGTTACGAAAGCGATAGAGACGTGACCGCGTGCTTAAACATGCTCAGGATGAGGGGAGCCCCGTTGCCCCAGAAGGCCCTCTATGAGCCTCTAAGCTTAGAGGTAAGGGGGAAGGGATGATGATCTATGAATCCCACAACGGTGAGTTTATTTGTTTGATTTAAATAATATTACGTGAAATGGATTTTGAAATTCTAGTTGAGACGTTCGAAAAAATTGAAGAAACAACTAAAAGACTCGAAATGACGGACCTCCTTGTAGATCTACTCAGACGCGTCCCCGAAGAAATTATCGATAAGGTTATATATTTGATCCAAGGAAGGCTCTATCCAGAATATATAGGCATTGAACTAGGAATGGCAGAGAAAATGGTTGAAAGAGCAATATCTTACGCGTCAGGATTACCTCTTACAGAAATCGAGTCATTATATAAGAAATTAGGCGATTTAGGGGAGGTGGCTGCGCAAGCATTATCTAAACGTAAAGCATTTGCATTAACAAGTTTTTTAGGTATAGAAAGTCAAAATAAGCTAACAGTAAGAGAAGTTTACGAAACATTGGATAAGATTGCAAAAGCCACTGGTGAAGGATCACAAGATTTAAAGATTAGATTATTTGTAGGATTACTTAATAAGGCCTCCCCGAGGGAAGCCCGATATTTGGCACGTTTCATCATCGGAGAACTAAGGCTTGGCGTGGCTGACATGACTATACTAGATGCGTTAGCAATAGCATACGGAGGTTCAAAAGATTACAGACCAATTCTTGAAAGAGCATACAACTTAACAAGTGATTTAGGAGAGGTTGCAAAAACTATAGCACTGGAAGGTATTGAAGCTGCAAAAGAATTTCATATTATAATTGGTCGGCCAATTCGACCAATGTTGGCTGAGCGTCTTTCAACCCCATTAGAAATTTTAGGTAAACTTGGAGGATCATGCGCTGCTGAGTATAAATATGATGGTGAACGTATTCAAGCACATAAAAAAGGCTCTGATGTTGTTCTTTTTTCAAGGAAGCTTGAAAACATAACTCATCATTATCCAGATGCCGTAAAAACTATTAGGGAAAATATTAGTGCTAATGAGGCAATAATTGAGGCTGAGGCTGTAGCTATTGATCAAGATACTGGAGATATGATGCCTTTCCAAGAATTAATGCATCGACGTAGAAAATATGGAGTGGAGGAGGCCATGAAACGATATCCAGTCACGCTGTTCTTTTTCGATGTATTATACGTAAATGGTAGAGATCTCACAAACGAACCGTACCCAACAAGACGAGAAATCTTGAGCAAAATCGTTAAGATTTCAGAAAGAGCTAAGTTATCACAACAAAAGATTGTAAAAACACCAGAAGACCTTGAAGCCTACATGAATCAAGCAATTTCTGAGGGATGTGAAGGGCTCATGTGTAAATCATTAAGTAATGATTCTATTTATCAAGCAGGGTCTAGAGGGTTTCTGTGGATAAAACTTAAAAGATCATATCAATCTAAAATGATCGAGCCAGTAGACTTAGTAATAGTAGGTGCATTTTACGGGACTGGTAGAAGAGCTGGAACGTACGGGGCTTTATTAGTAGCTTGCTATGATCCTGATAACGATGTATTTAAGACCGTTTGTAAAGTTGGGTCTGGCTTTACGGATGAGGACTTATCTAAACTACCTGAAATGATGAAACCTTATATAATACCTCATAAACATCCACGGGTTGAAAGCATAATGGAAGCGGACGTATGGTTTGTGCCGGCTAAGGTAATAGAAGTAATTGGTGACGAAATAACTATAAGTCCCATGCATACAGCAGGCAGTGGAAAAATAAGAAAAGGCGCTGGACTGGCAATTAGATTCCCACGATTTACAGGTAGATACAGAGATGACAAAGGACCAGAGGATGCCACGACAGAAACTGAACTTATTGAAATGTATAATAGTCAATTAAAGAAGATAGAAGAAGTTATGAAACCTGGTGAACAACCATGAAAATCTCAGTTATTTCTGATACTCATGATAACTTATTCGCAATAAAGAGATTTTTAAAACAAATCGAGAATGAAAAAATAACTTACATTTTTCATGCAGGTGACATAGTTGCACCGTTCACACTTAAATTGTTTAATGGATTTAAGCTCATTGGAGTGTATGGTAACAACGATGGGGAAAGAAATCTCCTCAGGGAAGCTGCAAAATCATTGGGATTTAAACTAGAAAAAGATTTTGAAAGTATCGAACTTAATGGAAGAAAAATTGCACTAATGCATGGAACAGAAAAACAGCTTGTGGAAGCATTAGTAAAAAGCCAAATGTATGATGTAGTAATTAGTGGACATACGCACATAGTTGAACAGAACGTAGTAGGGAAAACTCTAGCTATAAATCCAGGTGAACTATGCGGCTATCTCACAAACAAATCAACATATATGATTCTCGATCTAGATAATCTGCAAGTTGAGGTTCTACATCTTGATTAAAGGAATGAAACTCATCTGTCTTTAAAGCGATGCATTTAAATTACTAGAAATATCTTTGTTCTCTGGTGTAGGTTTTGACTGAAAGCATAAAGATTTTAGCTGACATGAAAAAAGAGCTTGAGAAACGAGTAGAGGAATTACAGAAAGAACTTGACAGAACAAAACTCTTGCTAAGTCTAATTGATAAAGCATTAGGAGAGCAAAGTTTTGTACCAGCAAGCGAAATCCAAAGGCAGGCTCCTCAACCTCAAGTACCAGCAGTTGAAGCTGTTGTTCCCCCGCCCCCACCTGCTGAGAAGGAGGAAGCTATAATATCTAAAACGGGAACAGAACTAGGAAAAATGTACATTGGAGAAGCAACTATACGTGTTGTGCCAGGTTTAGATTTCGATGAAAGTATGCCACCCTTCAAAAGTTTTCTTGTAGGTAGAGTTCTTGAAGGAATGAGAAGCAAGGATATAGATAGCGGAAAAAGTGAAAGTGAAGCTTTATCGTACGATGTTATTAAAGATGCATCAAACAATGTTAAGGAGTTAATAATTAAAAATGTAGATATTAATAATGAGAGAATAATGAGAGAATTACGTAACAGTATTAAATGGACTTTGGAACGAATAAAAGAAAGAAAATCTGTTAGTTAATATGGTAGCCCGGGTGGGATTCGAACCCACGTCGCGGGGTCCAAAGCCCCGCATCCTTGTCCTCTAGACGACCGGGCTATTCTACATTTGATATAAAATAAGGTAAATTTTAACTTTTATTTAAAATTTAATGAGAAAATTTTATGGTTACTAAATTGCTTGTTGGTTTGAATGTTATTATTCTAAAATTATTTTGAACGCTTTGACGCAATTTTATACCCCCATAAATGTTCATTATCCTTGTGTCTTCAGGAAATAGTGCAATTCTTCGTGTTTTCATTGACGTAGTTTTAACGTTAATCACAATACTGTTCTTCTCTTTTCTTAACGATTGAATAGTGTAGCTTGGCATTGTAATGAAGTTATCTATGAATCCAATTGGAACTATATTATTAATAGTAGGTGGTATAATATAATAATCTATTTGGCATGTTTTTAAATCCCCAGTAATAATAGAACCATTAATAATGTGTTTTTTGAAGTAATCATAAATAAAATAAATTCTTTCTTTAAATACTTTTTCAAGGTCAAAATTATAACTTTGTTCTCTTTGTCCAGTATTTATAATACCTATATACTTCCAATAATAATTTCCTATTTTACTATATGTATAAACAAGCAATAAATCATCGTTGAGCGTATGCTCCCATATCGTAGCTGACGTGTCAGGTTTAGCTAATTCTCCATCAGGTGTCAATAATAATTTTAGCACTGACCTGTTTATATGATCAACCTTATCACCTATACCAATTATACCTCCGCTAAGAATTCTTATTAAGGCTTCATACTTTGCGTTAGGTTCTGCAAATCCCTCTGGATGCTTAGGGTTGGTTATGAATACATCAAAGAACGGCACCATACCTAAAGATTTTGCGAGCAGCCCCATCATGAGATTTTGCCTCATGTAAATATTTTTAGGAACAATTTTCCATCGCCAACCCTTAGTCTCCCTTAAAAACTTTAACTGACCTTTATGAGATAAGAGATGATCAACATATGTTCTTAACGATATAATATTTTGATGTTTAACGGAGGACAAAACAAAACCAATAGTTGGCATATGAAGGATTACTGCTAACCCTTTATCATTAAAACTTTTAACCATCATATTAAACCAATATTCAACGATTTCAGGATTAGAGCGTAGTTCTCTTATAATACTTTTATAAGCTCTAACCCAATCATACAACACAGCAATGCCTCCTTCAGAAACAAAGATGTTTGCCAAGTCATTATAGAACTTAGTATCGATTGGGATCGAAATAAGTTTGTTTTTCCTATATATAAAACGATACTTATCAGTATAGTAATTTTCTCTCTCGAATGCAGAAAGATAAAGAACAAAGGGAACGCGATTCTCATTACTTATTGTTCCAAGACTCTTCGAAAAACGCTGTGGATTTGGTTTGTATTCTTTTGCAAGACCAATTTTATCAAAAATATACCACAAATCAAGTCCAATATAGCCTAAGGGTATATTCATTTTCTTAAAAATAGTACAAACATCTTTCACAATATCTTCATTTATAGGATGGAAAAGTTCTGAATAGTATCCTCCATAGCTACTCCAATATCCAAGTTTTTTAAGCACATCATGGCTCATTGGTTTAATAGGTTTTTTACCATAAATCTTTAATAAAAATGAACCCCATTGATTAATCGCATCAATAAAATTATTACCATATACAGCAACAGTTTTTGTAGTGAAACCCCTCTTAACAACATTTATATTACCATGAACACCACGCATTATATAATCACCTTTCTTCCTCATAGAGCTTACAAGAAACATATTAAAAGCTGAAAAAGCTAATGCACCATTTTTACCCTTAACAATAAAAGGAGTGAAAGGTACATTAT encodes:
- a CDS encoding transposase, which codes for MSNPDDWIAIDVNESNVTCVGSNPHILKIKSNMRTIHTTYFNIIRRIQRLKKYKPKTAEKLLRKYSGRRRRKAMNECHKIAKKIVNLAKQHRMGIIMEDLKGIRKRINFSKNLNRRLHSWNFRRLQSYIEYKAKLEGLPVVYVNPKNTSSLCPMCGGRLAPNGHRLVKCECGYESDRDVTACLNMLRMRGAPLPQKALYEPLSLEVRGKG
- a CDS encoding ATP-dependent DNA ligase; translation: MDFEILVETFEKIEETTKRLEMTDLLVDLLRRVPEEIIDKVIYLIQGRLYPEYIGIELGMAEKMVERAISYASGLPLTEIESLYKKLGDLGEVAAQALSKRKAFALTSFLGIESQNKLTVREVYETLDKIAKATGEGSQDLKIRLFVGLLNKASPREARYLARFIIGELRLGVADMTILDALAIAYGGSKDYRPILERAYNLTSDLGEVAKTIALEGIEAAKEFHIIIGRPIRPMLAERLSTPLEILGKLGGSCAAEYKYDGERIQAHKKGSDVVLFSRKLENITHHYPDAVKTIRENISANEAIIEAEAVAIDQDTGDMMPFQELMHRRRKYGVEEAMKRYPVTLFFFDVLYVNGRDLTNEPYPTRREILSKIVKISERAKLSQQKIVKTPEDLEAYMNQAISEGCEGLMCKSLSNDSIYQAGSRGFLWIKLKRSYQSKMIEPVDLVIVGAFYGTGRRAGTYGALLVACYDPDNDVFKTVCKVGSGFTDEDLSKLPEMMKPYIIPHKHPRVESIMEADVWFVPAKVIEVIGDEITISPMHTAGSGKIRKGAGLAIRFPRFTGRYRDDKGPEDATTETELIEMYNSQLKKIEEVMKPGEQP
- a CDS encoding metallophosphoesterase produces the protein MKISVISDTHDNLFAIKRFLKQIENEKITYIFHAGDIVAPFTLKLFNGFKLIGVYGNNDGERNLLREAAKSLGFKLEKDFESIELNGRKIALMHGTEKQLVEALVKSQMYDVVISGHTHIVEQNVVGKTLAINPGELCGYLTNKSTYMILDLDNLQVEVLHLD